Proteins encoded in a region of the Labrus mixtus chromosome 19, fLabMix1.1, whole genome shotgun sequence genome:
- the myo3a gene encoding myosin-IIIa produces the protein MRSLLNMFPQSGKSIVFDNFPDPTDTWEIIETIGKGTYGKVYKVLNKIDGSKAAVKILDPIHDIDEEIEAEYNILKALSDHTNVVKFYGMYYKKDIKCGDQLWLVLELCNGGSVTDLAKGMLKRGDRMDEPIIAFIIHEALMGLQHLHINNTIHRDVKGNNILLTTHGGIKLVDFGVSAQLTNTRLRRNTSVGTPFWMAPEVIACEQQLDSTYDARCDVWSLGITAIELGDGDPPLSDLHPMRALFKIPRNPAPTLHQPELWSDDFNDFICKCLIKDFELRPNVLDLLQHVFIKQIVGREKILQKQLIELIDLNQQIGAIEKTSHHGKTDRRRDSNDRHERMHTKRGSHMKTPSDPDEVDDLATLEVLDENTVTEQLQSRYGRDQIYTYVGDILIAVNPFHKMEIYTPQYTKIYIGAKRSANPPHIFAVADIAYQSMVSYNADQCVVISGESGAGKTESAHLLVQQLTVLGKANNRTLQEKILLVNSLVEAFGNACTVINDNSSRFGKYLEMKFTCGGTVVGAQISEYLLEKSRVIHQAVGERNFHIFYYIYAGLADRKKLAHYKLSDSKTPKYLCNDHIKLGPDIVSNSFYKEQFDAVEQCFKVIGFTLEELGSVYSTLAAILNSGDIEFSPVASEHQTDKSIISNISVLENVASLLCIRSDELQEALTSHCVVARGETIVRPNTVEKAGEVRDAMAKALYGRLFSWIVNRINALLRPESNLGEEDKGLNIGILDIFGFENFKKNSFEQLCINIANEQIQFYFNQHIFAWEQDEYLNEEVEARMIEYEDNRPLLDLFLQKPMGMLSLLDEESRFPQATDQTLVDKFDDNLKTKSFWRPKRVDLGFGIHHYAGKVIYNAAGFLAKNRDMLPADIILLLRSSENELTRKLVTHPLTKTGNLAHTKGKGINTLRTPSRTITFAKMGVLTLYSSFSFTEPGDPGDTPYHPRETTNMRTQTVASYFRYSLMDLLSKMVAGQPHFVRCIKPNNDRHANKFDREKVLVQLRYTGVLETAKIRRQGYSHRILFANFIKRYYILAFHAHEEPDVTPETCAAILEKAKLENSAMGKTKVFLKYYHVEHLNLMVQQATQRIVLLQAYVRGWLGAKRYRRILKERQQSALVLQSAYRGHKARKKVNDDKSKAKFEAVIIQFQAVCRGYLAKKKYKELVDEKNNAATKIQARFRGHKERKNFKGKREAKEKEKAEKAVKEKEQATPAPEKTPDEADSPTSSGEANNEEEETKAAVVLQSNFRGYKERKKFKERKKAETESEVQQNAVMETQVETEPTSNDESGEKTADNKEENDEDESTYEAEENFDSDDTEVPDDEGHTEVDEDAPIEDAVAADVWQEEQENKLQNGQEESVTIEEETKAATVLQSNFRGHKERKRLQEEGKIPAKNQKAKSPEREAVSSSDVKTEDQDEAKAAVVLQSNFRGHKERKRLEEEGKIPKKRKKEVQKSVPEAAPEEEKAATVLQSNFRGHRERKKMKAEREAKHKAKEEVDYDMAEEATEDTVDISDVVIERKDETDAEKERLEEEQAAVKIQSNFRGYKDRKNLKANKQSATKEAAQLDSFSTEITKVSQDFVALQHKLNEIIEAHQSNPEKNGMFVRGKTMNGHANQNNQSTDKRMSRTPRRTQQPKTLNTPEDSTYYNLIHRSVQDDKRKPRKEDPGKLLDVDDQYYRELSTSRSEPSLPTEYASPSTTPERRMSVERRKSMDRRRSMDRRHSSVAGRQPRERAVTEPRPPKRANDNRRSVPRMTSTESHAEENPYDFRHLLRKTSQRRRLIKHY, from the exons at GAGATCTCTCCTCAACATGTTTCCACAATCAGGGAAATCGATTGTCTTTGACAACTTTCCAGATCCAACAGACACTTGGGAAATTATCGAGACAATCGGAAAAGGGACCTACGGAAAAGTCTACAAGGTGCTCAACAAAATTGATGGAAGCAAAGCGGCTGTAAAGATACTGGATCCAATTCAT GATATCGACGAGGAGATCGAAGCGGAGTACAACATCCTCAAAGCGCTCTCTGACCACACCAACGTTGTCAAGTTCTACGGGATGTATTACAAGAAGGATATAAAATGTGGAGATCAGCTGTGGCTTGTCTTGGAG ctctgcaatGGTGGCTCTGTGACAGATCTGGCCAAAGGCATGctgaagagaggagacaggatgGATGAACCCATCATTGCCTTCATCATACACGAGGCCCTCATG ggCCTCCAGCACCTGCACATAAACAATACCATCCACCGAGACGTCAAAGGCAATAACATCCTGTTGACAACCCATGGAGGGATCAAGCTTGTGGATTTCG GTGTTTCTGCCCAGCTGACAAATACCCGCCTAAGGAGGAACACCTCTGTGGGAACTCCCTTCTGGATGGCTCCCGAG GTAATAGCGTGTGAGCAGCAGCTCGACTCGACCTATGACGCTCGCTGCGATGTGTGGTCGCTCGGCATCACCGCCATAGAGCTGGGAGATGGAGACCCACCTCTGTCTGACCTCCACCCAATGAGAGCCCTTTTCAAAATACCCAG AAATCCTGCTCCGACTCTCCACCAGCCCGAGCTCTGGTCAGACGACTTTAATGACTTCATCTGCAA ATGTCTTATTAAGGACTTTGAGCTGAGACCAAATGTGCTAGACCTGCTGCAGCACGTGTTCATCAAACAGATTGTCGGCAGAGAGAAAATCCTGCAGAAGCAATTGATTGAACTCATTGATCTCAACCAACAAATAGGAGCCATTGAAAAAACAAG CCATCatggaaagacagacagacgcaGAGACAGTAATGACAG GCATGAGCGCATGCACACTAAAAGAGGAAGCCACATGAAGACGCCGAGTGACCCGGACGAGGTGGACGACCTCGCCACCCTCGAAGTTCTAGATGAG aacacaGTCACAGAGCAGCTTCAGAGCCGCTATGGAAGAGATCAGATTTACACGTACGTTGGAGACATCCTCATCGCGGTCAACCCTTTCCATAAGATGGAGATATACACTCCTCAG TATACTAAGATATACATCGGGGCTAAGCGTTCTGCTAACCCTCCACACATCTTCGCTGTAGCTGATATCGCCTACCAGTCCATGGTGTCGTACAACGCAGACCAG tgtgttgtgATCAGTGGAGAAAGTGGAGCTGGGAAAACAGAGAGCGCTCATCTGCTGGTGCAGCAGCTGACTGTTCTTGGGAAG gccAATAACCGGACGCTCCAAGAGAAGATCCTGCTGGTCAACAGCTTAGTTGAGGCTTTTGGGAACGCCTGCACCGTCATCAACGACAACTCCAGCCGCTTTGGAAAGTACCTGGAGATGAAGTTCACCTGTGGAGGAACTGTGGTCGGAGCGCAGATATCTGAGTACCTgttggagaaatccagagtcaTCCACCAAGCTGT aggggagaggaacTTCCACATCTTCTATTACATTTACGCCGGCCTCGCTGACAGGAAGAAACTCGCCCACTACAAACTCTCCGACAGCAAAACACCTAA GTATTTGTGTAATGACCACATTAAACTTGGACCTGACATAGTGAGCAACAGCTTCTACAAGGAGCAGTTTGATGCGGTGGAGCAGTGTTTCAAAGTCATTGGATTCACCCTGGAG GAGCTGGGCAGTGTTTACAGCACTCTGGCTGCCATCCTCAACTCTGGTGATATTGAGTTTTCTCCGGTTGCGTCGGAACATCAAACAGACAAGAGCATCATCTCCAACATTTCTGTCCTGGAGAACG TGGCGTCCCTGCTGTGCATCCGCTCAGATGAGCTCCAGGAAGCCCTGACCTCCCACTGTGTTGTGGCCCGAGGGGAGACGATCGTCAGGCCCAACACGGTGGAGAAGGCAGGGGAGGTGAGGGACGCCATGGCCAAGGCACTCTACGGCCGCCTCTTCAGCTGGATCGTGAACCGCATCAACGCGCTGCTGAGACCCGAGAGCAACCTGGG agaggaggacaaGGGCCTGAACATCGGCATCCTGGACATCTTTGGTTTCGAGAACTTCAAGAAGAACTCCTTCGAGCAGCTCTGCATCAACATCGCCAACGAGCAGATCCAGTTCTACTTCAACCAGCACATCTTCGCCTGGGAGCAG GATGAGTACCTGAACGAGGAGGTGGAGGCTCGGATGATCGAGTACGAGGACAACCGGCCCCTCCTGGACCTGTTCCTACAGAAACCCATGGGGATGCTCTCACTTCTGGACGAGGAGAGTCGCTTCCCACAGGCCACCGACCAGACACTCGTAG ACAAATTCGACGATAACCTCAAGACAAAAAGCTTCTGGAGACCAAAGAGGGTCGACCTTGGCTTTGGCATCCACCACTACGCTGGAAAG GTGATCTACAACGCCGCAGGCTTCTTAGCCAAGAACAGAGACATGCTCCCAGCCgacatcatcctgctgctgaggTCGTCAGAGAACGAGCTCACTCGTAAACTGGTCACCCATCCCCTCACCAAAACTG gcAACCTTGCCCACACCAAGGGTAAAGGCATAAACACCTTGCGGACGCCGTCACGCACCATCACCTTCGCCAAG ATGGGAGTGCTGACCTTGTAcagttctttttctttcactgaG CCGGGTGATCCTGGAGACACGCCGTACCATCCAAGAGAAACCACCAACATGAGAACGCAGACAGTGGCGTCCTACTTCAGA TACTCGCTGATGGATCTGCTGTCCAAGATGGTGGCCGGGCAGCCTCACTTCGTCCGCTGTATCAAACCAAACAACGACCGCCACGCCAACAAGTTTGACCGGGAGAAGGTTCTGGTTCAGCTGCGATACACCGGAGTCCTGGAGACGGCAAAGATCAGACGACAGGGCTACTCCCACCGCATCCTGTTTGCTAACTTCATTAAGAG GTATTACATTTTGGCTTTCCATGCTCACGAGGAGCCAGACGTCACTCCAGAAACATGTGCTGCAATACTGGAGAAAGCCAAGCTGGAGAACTCGGCGATGGGGAAGACAAAG GTGTTCCTTAAGTACTACCACGTTGAACATCTGAACCTGATGGTGCAGCAGGCCACACAGCGGATTGTCCTGCTGCAGGCGTACGTCAGAGGCTGGCTGGGGGCAAAGCGATACCGACGGATATTAAAAGAGCGACAACAGAGTGCTCTGGTGCTGCAGTCAG CTTACAGAGGTCATAAAGCTCGGAAGAAGGTGAATGACGACAAAAGCAAGGCAAAGTTTGAGGCCGTCATTATTCAGTTTCAGGCTG TCTGCAGGGGCTACCttgcaaaaaagaaatacaaggaGTTGGTGGATGAGAAGAACAATGCCGCAACCAAGATCCAGGCCCGCTTCAGAGGGCACAAGGAGAGGAAGAATTTCAAAGGAAAAAG GGAagccaaagagaaagaaaaagcagagaaggccgtcaaagaaaaagagcaaGCGACTCCCGCACCAGAGAAGACCCCGGATGAAGCAGATTCCCCGACTTCAAGCGGTGAAGCAAACAACGAGGAAGAGGAAACCAAGGCTGCCGTGGTTCTCCAGAGTAACTTCAGGGgctacaaagagagaaaaaagtttaaggaaagaaaaaaggcagagaCTGAATCAGAGGTTCAGCAGAATGCAGTGATGGAAACTCAAGTTGAGACAGAACCTACAAGCAATGACGAGAGCGGGGAAAAGACAGCCGATAACAAAGAGGAGAACGATGAAGATGAGAGCACATATGAAGCAGAGGAGAATTTCGACAGCGATGACACAGAGGTGCCAGATGATGAAGGACACACGGAAGTGGACGAAGACGCACCGATCGAGGACGCAGTGGCGGCAGATGTCTGGCAAGAAGAGCAGGAGAACAAGTTGCAGAATGGACAGGAAGAGTCGGTCACCATAGAAGAAGAAACCAAGGCCGCCACTGTTCTGCAGAGTAACTTCAGAGGtcacaaagagaggaagaggctgCAGGAAGAAGGGAAGATCCCTGCTAAGAATCAGAAAGCGAAAAGTCCTGAGAGAGAAGCCGTTTCTTCAAGTGATGTCAAAACAGAAGACCAAGACGAAGCCAAAGCAGCAGTGGTACTCCAGAGCAACTTCAGAGGCCACAAGGAGCGCAAACGACTCGAGGAGGAAGGAAAGATCcccaaaaagaggaagaaggaggtaCAAAAATCAGTGCCAGAAGCAGcacctgaggaggagaaagCTGCGACCGTCCTGCAGAGTAACTTCAGGGGCCATCGAGAgcgaaaaaaaatgaaagcagagagagaagctAAACATAAAGCGAAGGAAGAAGTTGATTACGACATGGCAGAGGAGGCAACGGAGGACACTGTGGATATATCTGATGTGGTGATCGAACGCAAAGACGAGACGGATGCTGAAAAGGAAAGGCTCGAGGAAGAGCAGGCCGCAGTGAAGATCCAGAGCAACTTCCGAGGttataaagacagaaagaacCTGAAGGCCAACAAGCAATCAGCAACGAAAGAAGCTGCTCAGCTAGACAGCTTCTCCACAGAG atcacAAAGGTTTCCCAGGACTTCGTGGCCCTGCAGCACAAGTTGAATGAAATCATCGAGGCCCATCAATCGAACCCCGAGAAGAACGGCATGTTTGTGAGAGGGAAAACAATGAACGGCCATGCTAACCAGAACAACCAATCGA